The proteins below are encoded in one region of Populus alba chromosome 2, ASM523922v2, whole genome shotgun sequence:
- the LOC118044127 gene encoding mediator of RNA polymerase II transcription subunit 33B isoform X3 yields MAAVSCTVWDSVLELTKSAQVKNCDPQLWAIQLSSNLNSARVDLPSMELAHLLVSHICFDNHMPITWKFLEKALSFNLVPPLLVLALLSTRVVPNRQLHPSAYRLYMELVKRHAFSFSALIAAPNYQLIMKSIDDVAHLSQIFGVQLCEPGLLLVEFVVSIVWQLLDASLDDEGLLELGAEKNSRWLCRPEGMEIDAHENFSEKRNEHHELHKVNTTMAIELIGEFLKNKLTSRLLYLARQNMPSHWGGFIEQLQLLVVHSAALRNSKHITPDAFLQLTSDTRRVLSRKCKTISQHEFHAVMFSGSLKSSVGQCRGASQSAVWLPIDLFLEDTMDGSQVTTTSAIENLISLVKALQAVNRTTWHDTFLGLWIAALRLVQRERNPSEGPVPRLDTCLSMLLSITTLVVANIIEEEESELIDETLQSPTNQRKEKQGKRRKGLITSLQLLGDYEGLLTPPQPVSSVANQAAAKATMFISGLTVSNGYSMSINDMPVNCSGNLRHLIVEACIARNMLDTSAYLWPGYVTLANQVPRSVPSQTLGWSSLMNGSPLTHSMINILVSTPASSLPAIEKIYEIAVDGSDDEKISAATILCGASLVRGWNIQVPILAGALMPICEAFGSAVPEVSWTLPTGEELSCHAVFSNAFTLLLRLWRFDHPPIDHVMGDVPPVGSHLSPEYLLLVRNSLLASLGTSTRRQLRRRRFSKILSLSVEPIFLDSFPKLKLWYRQHLECIASTFSGLVHGTPVHQIVDALLNLMFRRINRGVQPSTSTTNSGSSLSSGPGAEDAQARLKISAWDILEATPYALDAALTACAHGRLSPRELATGLKDLADFLPASLATIVSYLSAEVTRGIWKPASMNGTDWPSPAVNLSSVEQQIKKILAATGVDVPSLSVGGTSLATLPLPLAALVSLTITYKLDKMSERFLTLVGPALNALAAGCPWPCMPIIASLWAQKVKRWSDYLVFSASRTVFHHNSDAVVQLLKSCFASTLGLSPPHISSNGGVGALLGHGFGSHLSGGISPVAPGILYLRVHRSVRDVMFMTEEILSLLMHSVRDIASSAWTRGAMEKLKKSKYGMRYGKVSLAAAMTRVKLAASLGSSLVWISGGLNLVQSLINETLPSWFISVHGLEQEGGESGGMVAMLRGYALAYFALFCGTFAWGVDSESAASKKRPTVLKAHLEFLASALEGKISLGCDWATAWAYTSGFVCLMVACTPKWVLEVDVDTLKRVSKGLRQWNEEELAVALLGRGGVGTMGAAAELVIEIGL; encoded by the exons ATGGCGGCGGTGAGTTGTACTGTATGGGACTCGGTACTTGAACTCACCAAGTCAGCTCAGGTCAAGAACTGCGACCCGCAACTGTGGGCGATCCAACTCAGCTCCAATCTCAACTCTGCCCGCGTTGATTTGCCCTCAATGGAGCTGGCTCACCTATTAGTCTCTCATATCTGCTTCGATAATCACATGCCCATCACGTGGAAGTTCCTCGAGAAGGCCCTCTCCTTCAACCTGGTCCCTCCTTTGCTCGTCCTCGCTCTCCTCTCTACCAG gGTTGTTCCGAATCGACAGCTCCACCCGTCTGCATATAGGCTGTATATGGAACTCGTAAAGAGACACGCCTTTTCCTTTTCAGCTCTAATCGCTGCCCCAAATTATCAATT GATCATGAAATCAATAGATGATGTTGCTCATCTTTCCCAAATATTTGGCGTGCAATTGTGTGAACCTGGCCTTCTTCTGGTTGAATTTGTCGTTTCAATCGTGTGGCAGTTACTTGATGCTTCCTTGGATGATGAAGGGTTGCTTGAACTAGGTGCAGAAAAGAATTCTAGATGGCTATGCAGACCGGAGGGTATGGAAATAGATGCTCATGAGAACTTTAGTGAGAAGAGAAATGAGCACCACGAGTTGCACAAAGTAAATACTACAATGGCTATCGAGCTAATTGGAgagtttctaaaaaataaattaacctcGAGGCTACTTTACTTGGCACGTCAAAACAT GCCTTCACATTGGGGAGGCTTCATCGAGCAATTGCAACTGCTTGTTGTGCATTCTGCAGCTTTGAGGAACTCAAAACACATAACTCCAGATGCTTTTCTGCAGTTGACATCTGACACCCGAAGGGTTTTGTCTCGAAAGTGCAAAACAATATCACAACATGAGTTTCATGCAGTCATGTTTTCAGGGTCTCTAAAATCTTCTGTTGGTCAATGCCGCGGGGCAAGTCAGTCTGCAGTTTGGTTACCTATTGATCTATTTCTAGAAGACACTATGGATGGGTCACAAGTGACGACAACTAGTGCTATAGAAAATCTTATCA GTTTGGTCAAAGCTCTGCAAGCAGTTAATCGCACCACTTGGCATGATACTTTTCTAGGCTTATGGATTGCAGCTTTACGGCTAGTTCAAAGG GAAAGAAATCCTAGTGAGGGTCCAGTACCTCGCCTTGATACATGCTTGTCCATGTTATTGTCTATTACAACCCTTGTAGTGGCTAATATTATTGAGGAAGAGGAAAGTGAATTGATTGATGAAACGCTACAGAGCCCTAccaatcaaagaaaagaaaaacaggggAAACGTCGAAAGGGTCTAATTACTTCCCTGCAGCTATTGGGTGATTATGAGGGGTTGTTGACTCCGCCTCAGCCTGTTAGCTCAGTAGCTAATCAAGCTGCCGCAAAAGCTACAATGTTTATCTCAGGTCTCACTGTCAGTAATGGTTATAGCATGAGTATAAATGACATGCCAGTCAACTGTT CTGGAAACTTGAGGCACCTGATTGTTGAGGCTTGTATTGCAAGAAATATGTTGGACACATCAGCATATTTATGGCCAGGCTATGTGACTCTTGCCAACCAAGTACCTAGGAGTGTTCCCAGTCAAACACTTGGCTGGTCGTCATTGATGAACGGGTCACCTTTAACCCACTCAATGATAAACATTTTGGTTTCAACTCCAGCTTCCAG CTTACCAGCGATCGAGAAAATATATGAGATTGCAGTCGATGGTTCTGATGATGAGAAGATATCTGCCGCTACTATTCTTTGTGGAGCCTCTCTTGTTCGTGGTTGGAATATTCAG GTTCCAATACTTGCTGGTGCATTGATGCCCATCTGTGAGGCCTTTGGCTCTGCCGTTCCTGAGGTCTCATGGACTCTTCCAACTGGTGAAGAACTTTCTTGTCATGCAGTTTTTTCTAATGCCTTTACACTTCTTCTGAGATTGTGGAGATTTGATCATCCACCTATTGATCATGTGATGGGAGACGTACCACCAGTGGGATCCCATCTAAGCCCTGAATACCTCTTGCTTGTAAGGAATTCCCTATTAGCGTCCCTTGGAACTTCGACCAGGCGTCAACTCAGACGTAGGAGATTCTCAAAAATTTTGAGTCTGTCTGTAGAACCCATATTCTTGGATTCTTTCCCAAAGTTGAAACTATGGTACAGGCAGCATCTGGAATGCATTGCTTCTACCTTTTCCGGTCTTGTACATGGAACCCCTGTTCATCAGATTGTTGATGCACTCCTCAATTTAATGTTCAGAAGGATAAATAGAGGTGTTCAGCCTTCGACTTCTACGACGAACTCTGGAAGTAGTCTTTCATCTGGCCCTGGTGCTGAAGATGCTCAAGCTAGGCTTAAAATATCTGCATGGGATATCTTAGAAGCAACTCCATATGCCCTTGACGCTGCTCTGACAGCCTGTGCCCATGGAAGACTCTCTCCCCGTGAACTGGCTACAG GGCTTAAAGATCTTGCCGATTTTCTACCAGCATCTTTGGCCACCATTGTAAGCTACTTGTCAGCTGAAGTTACACGAGGCATATGGAAGCCAGCTTCTATGAATGGAACTGATTGGCCGAGCCCAGCTGTCAATTTATCCTCTGTTGAGCAGCAGATAAAGAAAATACTGGCTGCCACTGGTGTTGATGTCCCAAGCCTTTCTGTAG GGGGTACATCTCTGGCTACACTTCCTTTGCCATTAGCTGCCCTAGTAAGCCTCACAATTACTTACAAATTGGACAAAATGTCTGAAAGGTTCCTCACCCTGGTTGGCCCAGCCTTGAATGCCCTTGCTGCTGGTTGCCCCTGGCCATGCATGCCCATTATAGCCTCTCTATGGGCCCAGAAAGTTAAGCGTTGGAGTGACTACCTTGTGTTCTCTGCTTCTCGTACCGTGTTCCACCATAACAGCGATGCTGTAGTTCAGCTTCTGAAGAGCTGCTTCGCATCCACTCTTGGTTTGAGCCCCCCTCACATTTCCAGCAATGGTGGTGTGGGTGCCCTTTTAGGTCACGGGTTTGGCTCCCACTTATCTGGTGGAATCTCTCCTGTTGCCCCTGGAATTCTTTACTTACGAGTGCATCGATCTGTCAGGGATGTCATGTTCATGACAGAAGAAATTCTCTCTCTTCTAATGCACTCTGTTAGAGATATTGCAAGTAGCGCATGGACTCGAGGTGCAAtggagaaattgaagaaaagcaAATATGGGATGCGATATGGGAAAGTTTCTCTTGCTGCAGCAATGACGCGTGTCAAGCTTGCAGCTTCACTTGGATCTTCTCTAGTGTGGATATCTGGCGGATTAAATTTGGTTCAATCTTTGATTAATGAAACTTTACCCTCTTGGTTTATATCAGTACATGGATTGGAGCAGGAAGGTGGAGAATCTGGAGGTATGGTTGCAATGCTAAGGGGTTATGCACTAGCGTACTTTGCGCTATTTTGTGGGACATTTGCATGGGGTGTGGATTCAGAATCAGCAGCATCAAAAAAACGGCCAACAGTGCTCAAAGCTCACTTGGAATTTCTGGCAAGTGCTCTAGAGGGGAAAATATCGCTTGGTTGTGATTGGGCTACTGCATGGGCGTACACATCTGGGTTTGTGTGCTTGATGGTGGCCTGCACACCAAAATGGGTGCTTGAGGTGGATGTGGATACATTGAAGAGGGTAAGCAAGGGGCTGAGGCAGTGGAACGAAGAAGAACTGGCTGTAGCGTTACTGGGACGAGGTGGAGTTGGTACAATGGGTGCAGCTGCTGAACTGGTTATTGAAATTGGCTTGTAG
- the LOC118044127 gene encoding mediator of RNA polymerase II transcription subunit 33B isoform X1 yields the protein MAAVSCTVWDSVLELTKSAQVKNCDPQLWAIQLSSNLNSARVDLPSMELAHLLVSHICFDNHMPITWKFLEKALSFNLVPPLLVLALLSTRVVPNRQLHPSAYRLYMELVKRHAFSFSALIAAPNYQLIMKSIDDVAHLSQIFGVQLCEPGLLLVEFVVSIVWQLLDASLDDEGLLELGAEKNSRWLCRPEGMEIDAHENFSEKRNEHHELHKVNTTMAIELIGEFLKNKLTSRLLYLARQNMPSHWGGFIEQLQLLVVHSAALRNSKHITPDAFLQLTSDTRRVLSRKCKTISQHEFHAVMFSGSLKSSVGQCRGASQSAVWLPIDLFLEDTMDGSQVTTTSAIENLISLVKALQAVNRTTWHDTFLGLWIAALRLVQRERNPSEGPVPRLDTCLSMLLSITTLVVANIIEEEESELIDETLQSPTNQRKEKQGKRRKGLITSLQLLGDYEGLLTPPQPVSSVANQAAAKATMFISGLTVSNGYSMSINDMPVNCSGNLRHLIVEACIARNMLDTSAYLWPGYVTLANQVPRSVPSQTLGWSSLMNGSPLTHSMINILVSTPASSLPAIEKIYEIAVDGSDDEKISAATILCGASLVRGWNIQEHTILFIIKLLSPPVPADYSGSESHLINYAPLLNVLLVGISSVDCVQILSLHGLVPILAGALMPICEAFGSAVPEVSWTLPTGEELSCHAVFSNAFTLLLRLWRFDHPPIDHVMGDVPPVGSHLSPEYLLLVRNSLLASLGTSTRRQLRRRRFSKILSLSVEPIFLDSFPKLKLWYRQHLECIASTFSGLVHGTPVHQIVDALLNLMFRRINRGVQPSTSTTNSGSSLSSGPGAEDAQARLKISAWDILEATPYALDAALTACAHGRLSPRELATGLKDLADFLPASLATIVSYLSAEVTRGIWKPASMNGTDWPSPAVNLSSVEQQIKKILAATGVDVPSLSVGGTSLATLPLPLAALVSLTITYKLDKMSERFLTLVGPALNALAAGCPWPCMPIIASLWAQKVKRWSDYLVFSASRTVFHHNSDAVVQLLKSCFASTLGLSPPHISSNGGVGALLGHGFGSHLSGGISPVAPGILYLRVHRSVRDVMFMTEEILSLLMHSVRDIASSAWTRGAMEKLKKSKYGMRYGKVSLAAAMTRVKLAASLGSSLVWISGGLNLVQSLINETLPSWFISVHGLEQEGGESGGMVAMLRGYALAYFALFCGTFAWGVDSESAASKKRPTVLKAHLEFLASALEGKISLGCDWATAWAYTSGFVCLMVACTPKWVLEVDVDTLKRVSKGLRQWNEEELAVALLGRGGVGTMGAAAELVIEIGL from the exons ATGGCGGCGGTGAGTTGTACTGTATGGGACTCGGTACTTGAACTCACCAAGTCAGCTCAGGTCAAGAACTGCGACCCGCAACTGTGGGCGATCCAACTCAGCTCCAATCTCAACTCTGCCCGCGTTGATTTGCCCTCAATGGAGCTGGCTCACCTATTAGTCTCTCATATCTGCTTCGATAATCACATGCCCATCACGTGGAAGTTCCTCGAGAAGGCCCTCTCCTTCAACCTGGTCCCTCCTTTGCTCGTCCTCGCTCTCCTCTCTACCAG gGTTGTTCCGAATCGACAGCTCCACCCGTCTGCATATAGGCTGTATATGGAACTCGTAAAGAGACACGCCTTTTCCTTTTCAGCTCTAATCGCTGCCCCAAATTATCAATT GATCATGAAATCAATAGATGATGTTGCTCATCTTTCCCAAATATTTGGCGTGCAATTGTGTGAACCTGGCCTTCTTCTGGTTGAATTTGTCGTTTCAATCGTGTGGCAGTTACTTGATGCTTCCTTGGATGATGAAGGGTTGCTTGAACTAGGTGCAGAAAAGAATTCTAGATGGCTATGCAGACCGGAGGGTATGGAAATAGATGCTCATGAGAACTTTAGTGAGAAGAGAAATGAGCACCACGAGTTGCACAAAGTAAATACTACAATGGCTATCGAGCTAATTGGAgagtttctaaaaaataaattaacctcGAGGCTACTTTACTTGGCACGTCAAAACAT GCCTTCACATTGGGGAGGCTTCATCGAGCAATTGCAACTGCTTGTTGTGCATTCTGCAGCTTTGAGGAACTCAAAACACATAACTCCAGATGCTTTTCTGCAGTTGACATCTGACACCCGAAGGGTTTTGTCTCGAAAGTGCAAAACAATATCACAACATGAGTTTCATGCAGTCATGTTTTCAGGGTCTCTAAAATCTTCTGTTGGTCAATGCCGCGGGGCAAGTCAGTCTGCAGTTTGGTTACCTATTGATCTATTTCTAGAAGACACTATGGATGGGTCACAAGTGACGACAACTAGTGCTATAGAAAATCTTATCA GTTTGGTCAAAGCTCTGCAAGCAGTTAATCGCACCACTTGGCATGATACTTTTCTAGGCTTATGGATTGCAGCTTTACGGCTAGTTCAAAGG GAAAGAAATCCTAGTGAGGGTCCAGTACCTCGCCTTGATACATGCTTGTCCATGTTATTGTCTATTACAACCCTTGTAGTGGCTAATATTATTGAGGAAGAGGAAAGTGAATTGATTGATGAAACGCTACAGAGCCCTAccaatcaaagaaaagaaaaacaggggAAACGTCGAAAGGGTCTAATTACTTCCCTGCAGCTATTGGGTGATTATGAGGGGTTGTTGACTCCGCCTCAGCCTGTTAGCTCAGTAGCTAATCAAGCTGCCGCAAAAGCTACAATGTTTATCTCAGGTCTCACTGTCAGTAATGGTTATAGCATGAGTATAAATGACATGCCAGTCAACTGTT CTGGAAACTTGAGGCACCTGATTGTTGAGGCTTGTATTGCAAGAAATATGTTGGACACATCAGCATATTTATGGCCAGGCTATGTGACTCTTGCCAACCAAGTACCTAGGAGTGTTCCCAGTCAAACACTTGGCTGGTCGTCATTGATGAACGGGTCACCTTTAACCCACTCAATGATAAACATTTTGGTTTCAACTCCAGCTTCCAG CTTACCAGCGATCGAGAAAATATATGAGATTGCAGTCGATGGTTCTGATGATGAGAAGATATCTGCCGCTACTATTCTTTGTGGAGCCTCTCTTGTTCGTGGTTGGAATATTCAG GAACATACTAttcttttcattataaaattgcTGTCACCTCCAGTTCCTGCTGATTACTCTGGGAGTGAGAGTCACTTGATAAATTATGCTCCGCTTTTAAATGTTCTTCTTGTTGGAATATCATCCGTGGATTGCGTGCAGATTTTATCCTTACATGGTTTG GTTCCAATACTTGCTGGTGCATTGATGCCCATCTGTGAGGCCTTTGGCTCTGCCGTTCCTGAGGTCTCATGGACTCTTCCAACTGGTGAAGAACTTTCTTGTCATGCAGTTTTTTCTAATGCCTTTACACTTCTTCTGAGATTGTGGAGATTTGATCATCCACCTATTGATCATGTGATGGGAGACGTACCACCAGTGGGATCCCATCTAAGCCCTGAATACCTCTTGCTTGTAAGGAATTCCCTATTAGCGTCCCTTGGAACTTCGACCAGGCGTCAACTCAGACGTAGGAGATTCTCAAAAATTTTGAGTCTGTCTGTAGAACCCATATTCTTGGATTCTTTCCCAAAGTTGAAACTATGGTACAGGCAGCATCTGGAATGCATTGCTTCTACCTTTTCCGGTCTTGTACATGGAACCCCTGTTCATCAGATTGTTGATGCACTCCTCAATTTAATGTTCAGAAGGATAAATAGAGGTGTTCAGCCTTCGACTTCTACGACGAACTCTGGAAGTAGTCTTTCATCTGGCCCTGGTGCTGAAGATGCTCAAGCTAGGCTTAAAATATCTGCATGGGATATCTTAGAAGCAACTCCATATGCCCTTGACGCTGCTCTGACAGCCTGTGCCCATGGAAGACTCTCTCCCCGTGAACTGGCTACAG GGCTTAAAGATCTTGCCGATTTTCTACCAGCATCTTTGGCCACCATTGTAAGCTACTTGTCAGCTGAAGTTACACGAGGCATATGGAAGCCAGCTTCTATGAATGGAACTGATTGGCCGAGCCCAGCTGTCAATTTATCCTCTGTTGAGCAGCAGATAAAGAAAATACTGGCTGCCACTGGTGTTGATGTCCCAAGCCTTTCTGTAG GGGGTACATCTCTGGCTACACTTCCTTTGCCATTAGCTGCCCTAGTAAGCCTCACAATTACTTACAAATTGGACAAAATGTCTGAAAGGTTCCTCACCCTGGTTGGCCCAGCCTTGAATGCCCTTGCTGCTGGTTGCCCCTGGCCATGCATGCCCATTATAGCCTCTCTATGGGCCCAGAAAGTTAAGCGTTGGAGTGACTACCTTGTGTTCTCTGCTTCTCGTACCGTGTTCCACCATAACAGCGATGCTGTAGTTCAGCTTCTGAAGAGCTGCTTCGCATCCACTCTTGGTTTGAGCCCCCCTCACATTTCCAGCAATGGTGGTGTGGGTGCCCTTTTAGGTCACGGGTTTGGCTCCCACTTATCTGGTGGAATCTCTCCTGTTGCCCCTGGAATTCTTTACTTACGAGTGCATCGATCTGTCAGGGATGTCATGTTCATGACAGAAGAAATTCTCTCTCTTCTAATGCACTCTGTTAGAGATATTGCAAGTAGCGCATGGACTCGAGGTGCAAtggagaaattgaagaaaagcaAATATGGGATGCGATATGGGAAAGTTTCTCTTGCTGCAGCAATGACGCGTGTCAAGCTTGCAGCTTCACTTGGATCTTCTCTAGTGTGGATATCTGGCGGATTAAATTTGGTTCAATCTTTGATTAATGAAACTTTACCCTCTTGGTTTATATCAGTACATGGATTGGAGCAGGAAGGTGGAGAATCTGGAGGTATGGTTGCAATGCTAAGGGGTTATGCACTAGCGTACTTTGCGCTATTTTGTGGGACATTTGCATGGGGTGTGGATTCAGAATCAGCAGCATCAAAAAAACGGCCAACAGTGCTCAAAGCTCACTTGGAATTTCTGGCAAGTGCTCTAGAGGGGAAAATATCGCTTGGTTGTGATTGGGCTACTGCATGGGCGTACACATCTGGGTTTGTGTGCTTGATGGTGGCCTGCACACCAAAATGGGTGCTTGAGGTGGATGTGGATACATTGAAGAGGGTAAGCAAGGGGCTGAGGCAGTGGAACGAAGAAGAACTGGCTGTAGCGTTACTGGGACGAGGTGGAGTTGGTACAATGGGTGCAGCTGCTGAACTGGTTATTGAAATTGGCTTGTAG